GAGGATTATTAACGGCTAGTTTTAGTAGGCTAACAAACAAAACTAACTCAAAGCCTAAAATAAAAACACGTGTacaattaagaaaaacaaaacaacaaaacagaaTGTTAACTAAAACTTCCAGCCTGACCCTGTCTGACAGGGGACCTTCAGCTCCCTTTCTTGGTGTCTTGCTGTCATCGTTGGGAGGCACTTGAGGGCTTGATGGAaaggtccatgtatagagattccaaaaCTACCCTTAGTGTACCTTGGGATGCTCAGGTTGACTCTGTGGAAGGACCTCAAGGTCAGCTGCTCAGTGGATGATGGCTGGCAGCTTGATTGCCCTTTGAATCAGCCATTATCAAACGTCAGGCGAACAAGCGACCTTGGAGCTGGTCTTGTGGCTTCTGTGAGGGTCCGTTGTGATGCCTCTGAGTCTTGGTGTAATCTTCCATGTCTAGAGATGCCATTCCTTGGATCTCCATGCTCATGCATGCACAAAGCTAGACGTTCTAATGCTCGAAAGGTAGGCTGGCAGGCAATGTGATGTTTTGTTGATTCTGCTGTTTGTAGACTTGGGAACTGGTTCATGTTCCTGTTTTGCTTGATGGCTGTTAGGAGACTTCCTTGTGTTCCTTCTTGTCTTTGTCTTAATTCCATGTTTATGCTTAGTCTattttgatgatcatcctcTTTATTTTCCAAGCACTTCATAGGTTCAATGGGTTGAGTAAGCACAATGATGCAATTATGCTGTTCTTCTTTTGACTTGGATTGTGGGCTACCTATAATTGCATCAGTCCCTCCTTCTTTAaacagaattgtcctcaattctgcgtTACCCTTATGCTTATTGTGGTCATCCACGTTGAAGGTTTCCAAAATTCCGTTGAACTTCAGAAGATTCTCAGCTACAATGTTGTTCTGCTGCTTATTGTGCTTGCTAACACTTGCTGCTTTGGCTTTGTTTTGTTCTTCTTGTTGTAAGGTTCCTACAGCTTGCTGTATCTCATCTGTATGGTACCTACAACAAACAGCAAAGTCAGCAATTGTATCTTCTATGAAACAAAAACCATTCATCTCACAGCATGTAGATAAAGCTTGCAAGTgcagtttgtttaattcaaCATTATCAACATGTATAGTCTTAATCAGTTCAGTGTCTAGTGCTTCATCTTGTACTGAATTCAATGTGTTGGTTTGTTGTTTCACTTGTTCCTCACTAATCTCTGTGGTGAAGCTTTTATTCACAAGACAGCTCGTTTCCTTATTGTTCATgaagtgaaaatcattttcattacagTATGCATATGGATTTTTCAAAGACACTTTATTTAtctcaatatcatcaacattCGTAGGCTTAGTCAATTCAAGGTCTACTGGTGCATcctctattgctttcaattttttattttgctgtTGGTCTTGTTTCTCATTAGTTTTTCTTATGACCAAATGCCTAGATCCTCTCCTAATCTGAACTTCCTCATACCCGTCACGTTTGGTCAGCACatatcttgttttgttttgttttgtaggagtaGTCATGGTCGTGCATGGAGGTAGGGGTGTAAGATTTGTTAATCTTCCCTCATTTAGAACAAGGTTGGTCACTGCACATGTGAGTTGTGTAATGGCAAGAGCCATCTTATTCAATCTCTCCTCAGTATGCATCTTGTCCTCAATACCACAATATATCAGGAACAAAGATGAATACACAATGATACAGCACAAAAGGAGTTACTGTCTACTGCCAGCAGCAAGAGGGAAAGCACCCAGAAACTTAGAGTTtggatttttttgaaatttttacacGAAAATCTCTTGATTAGAATCAATTTTAGTCAAAGATacagaaagaagaacaaaatttCTCACAAAAGTGATCAATGCACATGAATTTCTGGGCAACAAAAGGAATTCTGACCCTAACTtggttttctgtttttaattgTGATTGTGCAATGAAAAACCAAGAATGTGATATCATGGATTACAAATTTCGCACATGAATTCAATGATTAGCCTAATGATATTAATTGTTTCAGACAATTAACGCAACAACAAGTGCAAACCTTAAAATTTCAGAACAAAGATAaatccacaaataccaaaccctaatttttcagaATAAATTTCGCAAATCAGATTGTTATGATCAATCTTTGAAAGAAAAACGTAATACTCAATGATTCACAACAAATTCAATCCAATTCCCATCAGAAATCACGTTCACAACAATCAAGGAATCAAATTACAAGAATCAAAATCGCGTATACCAGTTTTCTCAGCGAAGACTTTGGTTCGAATGTTTAAATCGCAATTGTCATCAAATTTCAATGAGTATGCATTCGGGACATTCAAGAATTGAATTCAAATGGCTTAATGGACACAATTTGATACGTATAATGGTTCAGAAACAaatttttcagaaattaaagTGATACACATTCATTCATTCAACAATCAGTTTTccagattttttctttttacaatCAAATTCGTACAACGACAAGATATAATGCGTATTTCTTAATCAAAAATGAGTAATTAACAAAGAAGGATCGAATTATAAAAGTATAAGATCGAATTCGTACCTGTATTCGtgaaattgaacaaaaaaatgGCACAACCTGATTTTCCAAATTGTTCTTACCAGGTGTGTATATTGCCCTCTTTTACCTGATCTTCTCGACTCTTCTTGATCGTGTCCCTCCTCGAAacgcggctctgataccaagttgatgcatgTACGGGGTGGAATGATCCAAGAACCTCCTcaatgccttcaagaatatgGCCAAGAACACTATGAATGTACACAAAGAACAacaaaccttctgttttgtgcGAAAACAGAAGGGTGACTAGAACAATCCGTGGGgatggttctatgtcgtggataGAAACAAATTGGTCTTCACTCAACCaattggcctcttcctcacactaagattaagattcactctcCTAACCCTCGTGGAACAAACTGAATGactctttgcttcactcacaaagaacacACTCAGAGATGTAATTGAAACAACAATTACTTTGAAGAAAATCTGTATTAATCAAAACTTAAACTAAGTTTATGTTACAATGATCATGTCCTTTTATAGAGGATTATTAACGGCTAGTTTTAGTAGGCTAACAAACAAAACTAACTCAAAGCCTAAAATTAAAACACGTGTacaattaagaaaaacaaaacaacaaaacagaaTGCTAACTAAAACTTCCAGCCTGTTCCTGTCTGACAGGGGACCTTCAGCTCCCTTTCTTGGTGTCTTGCTGTCATCGTTGGGAGGCACTTGAGGGCTTGATGGAaaggtccatgtatagagattccaaaaCTGCCCTTAGTGTACCTTGGGATGCTCAGGTTGACTCTGTGGAAGGACCTCAAGGTCAGCTGCTCAGTGGATGATGGCTGGCAGCTTGATTGCCCTTTGAATCAGCCATTATCAAACGTCAGGCGAACAAGCGACCTTGGAGCTGGTCTTGTGGCTTCTGTGAGGGTCCGTTGTGATGCCTCTGAGTCTTGGTGTAATCTTACATGTCTAGAGATGCCATTCCTTGGATCTCCATGCTCATGCATGCACAAAGCTAGACGTTCTAATGCTCGAAAGGTAGGCTGGCAGGCAATGTGATGTTTTGTTGATTCTGCTGTTTGTAGACTTGGGAACTGGTTCATGTTCCTGTTTTGCTTGATGGCTGTTAGGAGACTTCCTTGTGTTCCTTCTTGTCTTTGTCTTAATTCCATGTTTATGCTTAGTCTattttgatgatcatcctcTTTATTTTCCAAGCACTTCATAGGTTCAATGGGTTGAGTAAGCACAATGATGCAATTATGCTGTTCTTCTTTTGACTTGGATTGTGGGCTACCTATAATTGCATCAGTCCCTCCTTCTTTAaacagaattgtcctcaattctgcgtTACCCTTATGCTTATTGTGGTCATCCACGTTGAAGGTTTCCAAAATTCCGTTGAACTTCAGAAGATTCTCAGCTACAATGTTGTTCTGCTGCTTATTGTGCTTGCTAACACTTGCTGCTTTGGCTTTGTTTTGTTCTTCTTGTTGTAAGGTTCCTACAGCTTGCTGTATCTCATCTGTATGGTACCTACAACAAACAGCAAAGTCAGCATTTGTATCTTCTATGAAACAAAAACCATTCATCTCACAGCATGTAGATAAAGCTTGCAAGTgcagtttgtttaattcaaCATTATCAACATGTATAGTCTTAATCAGTTCAGTGTCTAGTGCTTCATCTTGTACTGAATTCAATGTGTTGGTTTGTTGTTTCACTTGTTCCTCACTAATCTCTGTGGTGAAGCTTTTATTCACAAGACAGCTCGTTTCCTTATTGTTCATgaagtgaaaatcattttcattacagTATGCATATGGATTTTTCAAAGACACTTTATTTAtctcaatatcatcaacattCGTAGGCTTAGTCAATTCAAGGTCTACTGGTGCATcctctattgctttcaattttttattttgctgtTGGTCTTGTTTCTCATTAGTTTTTCTTATGACCAAATGCCTAGATCCTCTCCTAATCTGAACTTCCTCATACCCGTCACGTTTGGTCAGCACatatcttgttttgttttgttttgtaggagtaGTCATGGTCGTGCATGGAGGTAGGGGTGTAAGATTTGTTAATCTTCCCTCATTTAGAACAAGGTTGGTCACTGCACATGTGAGTTGTGTA
The sequence above is drawn from the Amaranthus tricolor cultivar Red isolate AtriRed21 chromosome 5, ASM2621246v1, whole genome shotgun sequence genome and encodes:
- the LOC130813592 gene encoding uncharacterized protein LOC130813592; this translates as MTARHQERELKVPSKSHSVCSTRVRRVNLNLSVRKRPIGSWIIPPRTCINLVSEPRFEEGHDQEESRRSGKRGQYTHLVRTIWKIRLCHFFVQFHEYRYHTDEIQQAVGTLQQEEQNKAKAASVSKHNKQQNNIVAENLLKFNGILETFNVDDHNKHKGNAELRTILFKEGGTDAIIGSPQSKSKEEQHNCIIVLTQPIEPMKCLENKEDDHQNRLSINMELRQRQEGTQGSLLTAIKQNRNMNQFPSLQTAESTKHHIACQPTFRALERLALCMHEHGDPRNGISRHVRLHQDSEASQRTLTEATRPAPRSLVRLTFDNG